In Cyanobium sp. AMD-g, one genomic interval encodes:
- a CDS encoding inositol monophosphatase family protein, with protein MTSLCQRALVGSGLDAAELERLLLVAREAAEAGGRELRRHFGRLEQVKEKGMAGNLVTEADLAAEAAVLAVLAAGSPTVAVLAEESGQLAGQGDLLWCVDPLDGTTNYAHGYPFFGTSVGLSWQGLPLLGALEVPVLEEHYWAAPGRGAWCNQRRLQVSDCGALADALLVTGFSYDRVHRLDNNYAEFAWFTHRSHGVRRAGAAAVDLAFVAAGRVDGYWERGLSPWDLVAGVVLVEEAGGQVCAYDGGRLDLGDGRVIACTPALRQPLIEGLAQCRPLSGASFGAPELDATAP; from the coding sequence ATGACCTCCCTCTGTCAACGGGCCCTGGTGGGCTCAGGCCTGGATGCCGCCGAACTGGAGCGGTTGCTGCTGGTGGCCCGCGAAGCCGCTGAGGCCGGGGGCCGCGAGCTTCGGCGCCATTTCGGCCGGCTGGAGCAAGTGAAGGAGAAGGGCATGGCGGGCAATCTGGTCACCGAAGCCGACCTGGCGGCCGAAGCCGCCGTGCTGGCGGTCCTGGCGGCCGGCAGCCCCACCGTGGCCGTGCTGGCCGAGGAAAGTGGCCAACTTGCTGGCCAGGGCGACCTGCTGTGGTGCGTCGACCCCCTCGATGGCACCACCAACTACGCCCACGGCTATCCGTTCTTCGGCACCTCCGTGGGGCTCAGCTGGCAGGGGCTGCCGTTGCTCGGTGCCCTGGAGGTGCCGGTGCTTGAGGAGCATTACTGGGCCGCCCCGGGCCGGGGCGCCTGGTGCAACCAACGCCGGCTGCAGGTGAGCGACTGCGGCGCCCTGGCGGATGCCCTGCTCGTCACCGGTTTCTCCTACGACAGGGTTCACCGCCTCGACAACAACTACGCCGAGTTCGCCTGGTTCACCCACCGCAGCCATGGGGTGCGGCGGGCCGGGGCTGCCGCCGTGGATCTGGCTTTCGTCGCCGCCGGCCGGGTCGATGGTTACTGGGAACGGGGCCTGTCCCCCTGGGACCTGGTGGCTGGCGTGGTGCTGGTGGAGGAGGCCGGTGGGCAGGTCTGCGCCTACGACGGCGGCCGCCTCGACCTGGGCGACGGCCGGGTGATCGCCTGCACCCCCGCCCTGCGCCAGCCCCTGATCGAAGGGCTGGCCCAGTGCCGTCCACTCAGCGGTGCCAGCTTCGGGGCCCCCGAACTGGACGCCACCGCTCCATAG
- the pstA gene encoding phosphate ABC transporter permease PstA, whose product MSFSTPPTTNQFTERLTLHYDPALKRNRFNQVANAIAAFFAALAVVPLFLVLIYVLIQGGRLLSLRLLTELPPAPGLEGGGIGNAILGTIVVTLIASLIAIPVGVGGGVYLSEYAQDGWFSKFVRFGNDVLAGVPSIICGVFIYSLIVTTRIFFDQSFSAMAGGIALSVLMLPTVIKTTYEGLLLVPQEMRMGAYGVGASRFVTITQITLPAAFTPIATGVVLGIARAAGETAPLIFTALFSPFWPEGLFNPIATMSVLIFNFAIMPYEAQNELAWAASFVLVIMILGANLLARWISNASRS is encoded by the coding sequence ATGTCCTTCTCGACACCACCAACGACCAATCAATTCACGGAGCGGCTCACCCTTCACTACGACCCGGCCCTGAAGCGCAACCGCTTCAACCAGGTGGCCAACGCCATTGCCGCCTTTTTCGCGGCCCTGGCGGTTGTCCCCCTGTTCCTCGTGCTGATCTATGTCCTGATCCAGGGGGGCCGGCTGCTCAGCCTGCGGCTGCTCACCGAACTGCCCCCAGCCCCCGGCCTCGAAGGCGGCGGTATCGGTAACGCGATCCTCGGCACCATCGTCGTGACCCTGATCGCCTCCCTGATCGCCATCCCGGTGGGGGTGGGAGGTGGTGTCTACCTCTCCGAATACGCCCAGGACGGCTGGTTTTCGAAGTTCGTGCGTTTCGGCAACGATGTGCTCGCTGGGGTGCCCTCCATCATCTGCGGAGTCTTCATCTATTCCCTGATCGTCACCACGCGGATCTTCTTCGACCAGAGTTTCAGCGCCATGGCCGGCGGCATCGCCCTCTCGGTGCTGATGCTTCCCACCGTCATCAAGACCACCTATGAGGGCTTGCTGCTGGTGCCCCAGGAGATGCGCATGGGGGCCTACGGCGTTGGGGCTTCCCGGTTCGTCACCATCACCCAGATCACCCTGCCCGCGGCGTTCACACCGATCGCCACGGGCGTGGTGCTGGGGATCGCCAGGGCCGCCGGCGAAACGGCCCCACTGATCTTCACGGCCCTGTTCTCCCCCTTCTGGCCGGAAGGACTGTTCAATCCGATCGCCACCATGTCGGTGCTGATCTTCAACTTCGCGATCATGCCCTACGAAGCGCAGAACGAGCTGGCCTGGGCCGCCTCCTTCGTGCTCGTGATCATGATTCTCGGGGCCAACCTGCTGGCCCGCTGGATCAGCAACGCCTCCCGCTCCTGA
- the pstC gene encoding phosphate ABC transporter permease subunit PstC, protein MRSAPPIDAFTLRRRPPQEKLVDIGFRQLTLVLAASVGIVLLAIFLTVFSGAREAMATFGFKFLTTSAWDPVNEEYGALIAIYGTLVTAILSLLLAVPIGLGTAIFITEDLLPRRLRDLIGLLVELLAAIPSVVLGLWAIFVMEPAIRPFLSLLHTTLGWTPFFATEPQGPGTAPAILILVVMVLPIITAISRDALNQVPIELRQGAYGVGTTRWGAIFNVILPAAVSSIMGGVMLSLGRAMGETMAVTMIIGNSLNFSVSLLAPGNTISSMLANQFGEADGIQVSALMYAAVVLMILTFVVNVMAQWIVRRLSLRY, encoded by the coding sequence ATGAGGAGCGCCCCACCCATCGATGCGTTCACCCTGAGGCGACGCCCGCCACAGGAAAAACTGGTCGACATCGGTTTCCGCCAGCTGACACTTGTCTTGGCAGCTTCGGTGGGGATCGTGCTGCTGGCGATCTTCCTGACGGTGTTCAGCGGCGCCAGGGAGGCCATGGCCACCTTCGGCTTCAAGTTTCTGACCACCTCCGCCTGGGATCCGGTCAACGAGGAGTACGGCGCCCTGATCGCCATCTACGGCACCCTCGTCACCGCGATCCTGTCGCTGCTCCTCGCCGTGCCCATCGGGCTGGGGACCGCCATCTTCATCACCGAGGATCTGCTGCCCCGTCGCCTGCGGGACCTCATCGGCCTGCTCGTGGAACTGCTGGCCGCCATCCCTTCGGTGGTTCTCGGCCTCTGGGCGATCTTCGTGATGGAGCCGGCCATCCGCCCATTCCTGTCGCTGCTGCACACCACGCTGGGCTGGACCCCCTTCTTCGCCACCGAACCCCAGGGGCCCGGTACGGCACCGGCGATCCTGATTCTGGTGGTGATGGTGCTGCCGATCATCACCGCCATCTCCCGGGATGCCCTCAACCAGGTGCCGATCGAGTTGCGCCAAGGGGCCTATGGGGTCGGCACCACACGCTGGGGCGCCATCTTCAATGTGATCCTCCCAGCGGCGGTGTCCTCGATCATGGGGGGCGTGATGCTCTCCCTCGGCCGGGCGATGGGCGAAACCATGGCCGTCACGATGATCATCGGCAACTCGCTCAACTTCAGCGTGTCCCTGCTGGCCCCGGGCAACACGATCTCCTCGATGCTCGCCAACCAGTTCGGTGAAGCCGATGGCATCCAGGTGTCAGCACTGATGTATGCCGCTGTCGTGCTGATGATCCTCACCTTCGTCGTCAACGTCATGGCCCAGTGGATCGTGCGGCGTCTCAGCCTGCGCTACTGA
- a CDS encoding ATP phosphoribosyltransferase regulatory subunit: protein MALQPAAGARDLNPGQVDSNRRLCDLLANVYRLWGYQEVAPPTIERLDTLEAGGAIAERELVRLVADEPLGLRPELTAPIARAASTRMLGRPRPLRLWASGTTFRSFTGDGGGQRISEQLQSGVELLGEPSPAADAELLHLLLAAVASLGLPPRHQPTLLVGHHGLLSALLSQVPEEQRSVARHALTDFDPLALAALSLPDSQRQRLMALIGLRGEPVRVLYQLEQWLGPVPLLESLAATLASITAPAAALGVRVQLDPTFQPHFDLYDGLVFKLVCHGADAPVAIASGGRYDALVGRFCSGSSEAAGTGFGFDVEAIRDLLESEGARAAAEAQTPGPWLVACATAAGLGQALIRMTDLHREGEAAELCTRPCADQAAADQLAEERGCRGAVWLAA from the coding sequence ATGGCCCTCCAACCTGCCGCCGGCGCGCGGGACCTGAACCCGGGTCAGGTGGACAGCAACCGGCGCCTGTGCGATCTGCTGGCCAACGTGTACCGCCTCTGGGGCTACCAGGAGGTGGCGCCCCCCACCATCGAGCGGCTCGACACCCTGGAGGCCGGTGGCGCCATCGCCGAACGGGAGTTGGTGCGGCTGGTGGCCGATGAGCCCCTCGGGCTGCGGCCGGAACTCACCGCTCCGATCGCCCGCGCCGCCAGCACCCGGATGCTGGGCCGGCCCCGGCCCCTGCGGCTCTGGGCCAGTGGCACCACCTTCCGCAGCTTCACCGGTGATGGCGGCGGCCAGCGCATCAGCGAGCAGCTGCAGAGTGGCGTGGAGCTGCTTGGGGAACCCTCCCCCGCCGCCGACGCTGAACTGCTGCACCTGCTGCTGGCGGCCGTGGCCAGCCTGGGGCTGCCGCCCCGGCACCAGCCCACCCTGCTGGTGGGGCACCACGGACTGCTCAGCGCCCTGTTGAGCCAGGTGCCGGAGGAGCAGCGCTCCGTGGCGCGCCATGCCCTCACCGATTTCGACCCCCTGGCCCTCGCCGCCCTCTCCCTGCCGGACAGCCAGCGCCAGCGGCTGATGGCCTTGATCGGGTTGCGGGGCGAGCCGGTGCGGGTGCTCTATCAGCTGGAGCAATGGCTCGGCCCCGTGCCGTTGCTGGAGTCTCTCGCCGCCACCCTGGCCAGCATCACGGCCCCGGCCGCCGCCCTCGGTGTGCGGGTGCAGCTGGATCCCACCTTCCAGCCCCACTTCGATCTGTACGACGGCCTGGTGTTCAAGCTCGTCTGCCATGGGGCCGATGCTCCGGTGGCCATCGCCAGCGGCGGTCGCTACGACGCCCTGGTGGGTCGCTTCTGCTCTGGCAGCTCAGAGGCGGCCGGCACCGGCTTCGGCTTCGATGTGGAAGCCATCCGCGACCTGCTCGAATCGGAGGGTGCCCGTGCGGCGGCCGAGGCCCAGACCCCGGGACCCTGGCTGGTGGCCTGCGCCACCGCCGCCGGCCTTGGGCAGGCCCTCATCCGCATGACAGATCTGCACCGGGAGGGGGAAGCCGCCGAACTCTGCACGCGGCCCTGCGCCGACCAGGCGGCGGCAGACCAGCTGGCGGAGGAACGGGGCTGCCGCGGTGCCGTGTGGCTGGCTGCCTAG
- a CDS encoding 2Fe-2S iron-sulfur cluster-binding protein: MPRTYPITVHWRQNNRVIRLDVPEGEYILRSFEAQGEPLPFSCRNGCCTACAVRVLEGSIDQREALGLSKELRQQGYGLLCVARATGPLEVETQDEDEVYDRQFGRFFGRGLVRPGLPLDDE, encoded by the coding sequence ATGCCCCGCACCTACCCGATCACGGTCCACTGGCGACAGAACAACCGCGTCATCCGTCTCGATGTGCCGGAGGGGGAGTACATCCTGCGCAGCTTCGAAGCCCAGGGCGAGCCGCTGCCCTTCAGCTGCCGCAACGGCTGTTGCACCGCCTGCGCCGTGCGGGTGCTGGAGGGAAGCATCGATCAGCGGGAGGCCCTCGGCCTCTCCAAGGAGCTGCGCCAGCAGGGCTACGGCCTGCTCTGCGTCGCCCGGGCCACCGGTCCGCTGGAGGTGGAGACCCAGGATGAAGATGAGGTCTACGACCGCCAGTTCGGCCGCTTCTTCGGCCGCGGACTGGTGCGTCCCGGTCTGCCCCTGGACGACGAATGA
- the pstB gene encoding phosphate ABC transporter ATP-binding protein PstB, which yields MTASSPSTVASDVCMSLQDVTISYGSFEAVKNVYMDLPKGKVTAFIGPSGCGKSTVLRALNRMNDLIPGCSLKGRVIFDQHDLYDKRVDPVEVRRRIGMVFQKPNPFPKSIYENIAFGARINGFKGDMDELVERSLRKAAVWDECKDKLKESGFSLSGGQQQRLCIARAIATEPEVILMDEPCSALDPISTLKIEETMHELKRSYTIMIVTHNMQQAVRVADMTAFFNAEAVEGGTGKVGYLVEFNETENIFNSPSQQSTLDYVSGRFG from the coding sequence ATGACTGCTTCCTCCCCCTCCACCGTGGCCAGCGACGTCTGCATGTCCCTGCAGGACGTGACGATCTCTTACGGCAGCTTCGAAGCGGTCAAGAACGTCTACATGGATCTGCCCAAGGGCAAGGTGACCGCCTTCATCGGCCCCTCGGGCTGTGGCAAGAGCACGGTGCTTCGGGCCCTGAACCGCATGAACGATCTGATCCCGGGCTGCAGCCTCAAGGGCCGGGTGATCTTCGATCAGCACGACCTCTACGACAAACGGGTCGATCCGGTGGAGGTGCGGCGCCGCATCGGCATGGTGTTTCAGAAGCCCAACCCCTTCCCGAAATCGATCTACGAGAACATCGCCTTCGGTGCCCGGATCAACGGCTTCAAGGGCGACATGGACGAGCTGGTGGAGCGCTCCCTGCGTAAGGCGGCCGTGTGGGACGAGTGCAAGGACAAGCTCAAGGAGAGCGGCTTCTCCCTCTCCGGCGGCCAGCAGCAACGGCTCTGCATCGCCCGTGCCATCGCCACCGAACCGGAGGTGATCCTGATGGACGAGCCCTGCTCGGCGCTCGATCCGATCTCGACTCTCAAGATCGAGGAGACGATGCACGAACTCAAGCGCAGCTACACGATCATGATCGTGACCCACAACATGCAGCAGGCCGTGCGCGTGGCCGACATGACCGCGTTCTTCAACGCCGAGGCCGTCGAAGGGGGCACGGGCAAGGTGGGCTATCTGGTGGAATTCAACGAAACCGAAAACATCTTCAATTCCCCCAGTCAGCAGTCGACGCTCGACTACGTCAGCGGACGCTTCGGCTGA